In the genome of Fulvivirga maritima, one region contains:
- a CDS encoding NINE protein: MANTYDHIPELEGEELAYIQMIIGSLTEEKAAKFFSVYRARRRKPQETLIFAILGLFCIAGIQRFALNQIGMGLLYFFTAGLCYIGTIIDIINYQKLSFEYNRQIADDIKITMGI, translated from the coding sequence ATGGCTAACACGTATGATCATATACCCGAATTAGAGGGCGAGGAACTGGCCTATATCCAAATGATAATAGGTTCTTTAACTGAAGAAAAGGCGGCCAAATTTTTCTCTGTTTACAGGGCAAGAAGAAGAAAGCCTCAAGAGACATTGATTTTTGCCATCCTGGGTTTGTTTTGTATTGCAGGAATTCAGCGCTTTGCACTTAACCAAATAGGCATGGGCCTTCTTTATTTCTTTACAGCTGGCTTGTGCTATATAGGTACTATTATTGACATTATTAACTATCAAAAACTATCTTTCGAATACAATAGACAGATAGCTGACGATATTAAAATAACTATGGGCATTTAA
- a CDS encoding gliding motility-associated C-terminal domain-containing protein, with amino-acid sequence MKRSFLLICFLVICKASSFASHIVGGEFELVYLSGNNYRLNLIIYFDEINGNPGAKYEPTPIAWIYRKSDNNRMRQISLPFRSESKVIYSLPDCQDDAVVNTTRMVFSSVITLDPNEYASPSGYYIAWQRCCRNYTIQNIFSEDPDAAGVAAGQTFYLEIPPLIKDGERFINSSPQLFPPLSDYACVDRSFYADFRGSDVDGDSLVYSLVEPLNTPSADPHPQPPSSAPYPTVQWRGSYGINNIMHGDPDLYISDNGLLRVTPSEQGLFVFAVKCEEYRDGEKIGEVRRDFQMVVVDCEDPGEAPELSINLEDGSTYVEGDVLEFLADDDKCVEFEVQDAKGGRVNFNLDPVGFDYENYTVNIIGQSPSGDNLRARVCFTDCPPEQDLPFDIDFIGLDRTCPQPLQDTVRLTVLIEPPANELPEITHREDGVGSYSNAALRYVEVNEQAGGLKIVNILGQDADADFMDIMLDPVDFELDDYGFTIVNRRNQVGLLETWLEWNYDCQTVSFDGKTEFEILVYVEDSDDCEYEDPVLLTLNLEINLPFNSEPDVYSNDFELTTEYVRFTSDLNNVIRFDVSALDQDGDRTVLNGMGANFNFADYGITYAGAVGEGGASPTQLSSEFVWDLNCDFFSFEEKDSLRVYFFAEDDDKCDITNRDTLTVDFILYPPPNSDLSLQVVGRGETVLQGSNITITVGESIALGLSGQDDEGDALLLRQINKDVELGYKFNDVRGFGSVSSDFTWTPGCSALKGESEAQYLLEFILSDDHCYFSDADTLRLNVTIKDIDNKSDQFLPPNFFTPANHDGLNDYFGMYKQVEGSEELRNILPLDNCAGQFEEVVIFNRWGQKVFNSSDRDFKWYGSAVPSGIYYYYIQYSNIRYRGALTLMK; translated from the coding sequence ATGAAAAGAAGTTTTTTACTTATTTGCTTTCTGGTAATCTGCAAAGCTAGTTCATTTGCTTCTCATATCGTAGGGGGTGAATTTGAATTAGTCTATCTTTCTGGAAATAATTATAGGTTAAATCTTATTATTTACTTCGATGAGATTAACGGAAACCCGGGAGCTAAGTATGAACCGACGCCAATAGCATGGATTTATCGTAAGAGTGATAATAATAGAATGAGGCAGATCTCTCTGCCCTTCAGGAGTGAGTCGAAGGTAATTTACAGCTTGCCGGACTGTCAGGATGATGCTGTGGTGAATACCACTCGAATGGTCTTTTCATCGGTGATTACGCTTGATCCTAATGAATATGCTAGTCCTTCAGGGTACTATATTGCCTGGCAGCGATGTTGTAGAAATTATACTATCCAAAATATTTTCTCTGAAGATCCTGATGCTGCCGGAGTGGCTGCAGGTCAGACGTTTTACCTGGAAATACCTCCTTTAATAAAAGATGGAGAGCGATTTATTAATTCATCTCCTCAGCTATTTCCTCCACTGAGCGATTATGCTTGTGTGGATCGTAGTTTTTATGCTGATTTTAGAGGTAGTGATGTAGATGGAGATTCTCTGGTTTATAGTTTGGTGGAGCCTCTTAATACCCCTTCTGCTGATCCGCATCCGCAGCCTCCTTCGAGTGCGCCATACCCTACGGTGCAATGGAGGGGGAGTTATGGCATTAATAATATTATGCATGGAGACCCGGATCTTTATATCAGTGATAATGGGCTTTTGAGGGTGACGCCTTCAGAGCAAGGGCTTTTTGTTTTTGCGGTCAAATGTGAAGAATATCGTGATGGAGAGAAAATAGGGGAGGTGCGCCGTGATTTTCAGATGGTAGTTGTGGACTGTGAAGATCCTGGTGAAGCTCCCGAGCTAAGTATTAACCTTGAAGATGGGAGTACTTATGTTGAAGGAGATGTGCTGGAGTTTTTGGCAGATGATGATAAATGTGTGGAGTTTGAGGTGCAAGATGCGAAAGGAGGGAGGGTGAATTTTAATCTTGATCCTGTAGGTTTTGATTATGAAAATTACACTGTTAATATCATTGGGCAGTCGCCTTCTGGTGATAATTTGCGCGCCAGAGTATGTTTTACTGATTGCCCTCCTGAGCAGGATTTGCCGTTTGATATTGATTTTATCGGTCTTGACCGTACCTGTCCGCAGCCATTACAAGATACGGTCAGGCTCACGGTGCTTATAGAGCCGCCAGCTAATGAGTTGCCTGAAATTACTCATAGAGAAGATGGTGTAGGAAGTTATTCTAATGCGGCTTTAAGGTATGTTGAAGTAAATGAACAGGCCGGAGGTTTGAAGATAGTCAATATTTTGGGGCAAGATGCCGATGCTGATTTTATGGATATTATGTTAGATCCAGTGGATTTTGAGTTGGATGACTATGGTTTCACAATAGTGAATAGGAGGAATCAAGTAGGGCTGTTAGAAACTTGGTTAGAATGGAATTATGACTGCCAGACCGTAAGTTTTGATGGTAAAACGGAGTTTGAAATATTAGTCTATGTGGAAGATTCTGATGACTGTGAGTATGAAGATCCGGTGCTGCTGACCCTGAATCTTGAGATTAACCTTCCTTTTAACAGTGAGCCAGATGTTTATAGCAATGACTTTGAGTTAACAACTGAGTATGTCCGTTTTACTTCTGACTTAAATAATGTCATTCGTTTTGATGTAAGCGCACTTGATCAGGATGGTGACCGAACAGTGCTCAATGGAATGGGGGCTAATTTTAATTTTGCTGACTATGGTATTACTTATGCCGGAGCTGTTGGTGAAGGTGGTGCCAGTCCTACGCAGCTCAGCTCCGAATTTGTATGGGATCTCAATTGCGACTTTTTTTCTTTTGAAGAAAAGGATTCTCTTAGAGTCTATTTTTTTGCTGAAGATGATGATAAGTGTGATATAACCAACAGAGACACCTTAACGGTTGATTTTATTTTGTATCCACCGCCTAATAGTGATCTTTCTTTGCAGGTAGTGGGGCGTGGTGAGACAGTTTTACAAGGTAGTAATATTACTATTACGGTAGGGGAAAGTATTGCTCTAGGTTTGTCAGGGCAGGATGATGAGGGAGATGCGCTGTTATTAAGGCAAATCAATAAAGATGTAGAGCTTGGTTATAAGTTTAATGATGTTAGAGGTTTTGGTTCGGTGAGCTCCGATTTTACCTGGACCCCAGGCTGTTCTGCTCTAAAAGGAGAGAGCGAGGCGCAGTATTTATTGGAGTTTATTTTGTCTGATGACCATTGTTATTTTTCTGATGCAGATACATTGAGATTGAATGTAACTATAAAGGATATCGATAATAAAAGCGATCAGTTTCTACCTCCTAATTTCTTCACCCCGGCAAATCATGATGGCCTAAATGATTACTTCGGAATGTATAAGCAGGTGGAGGGATCAGAAGAATTGCGAAACATTCTGCCTTTAGATAATTGCGCAGGGCAATTTGAAGAAGTGGTGATTTTTAATAGATGGGGGCAGAAGGTGTTCAATAGTAGTGATCGCGACTTTAAATGGTATGGTAGCGCTGTTCCTTCCGGAATATATTATTACTATATCCAATATTCTAATATACGTTATAGAGGAGCGCTCACTTTAATGAAGTGA
- a CDS encoding alpha/beta fold hydrolase, with product MKRFILLSLIICSLIILSCEDNHHEYQPTNSTEEILSSSEATASPTRMTTSQKFLLVHGAWHPEGSWFKIVKGLTQLGHQVYTVQLPGLGTDKTAVGDVTLASHVNTVTNKMLEIGGSITLVGHSYGGVVISQAAENLPSYVKQLVFVSAFLLTDGQSLLDIASLDTGSVVTQNIIINGDSVYIPEASYVDAFYNLTYAVDKPRLELEIELMTTLLVPQPLSTFTTPVSLSSNFDNIKKVYIACRLDQAITPRAQRYMCNQYPDITIHVIQYSDHSPFLTRPQKLLTLLDEL from the coding sequence ATGAAGAGATTTATACTATTATCCCTTATTATCTGCTCACTAATTATCTTAAGCTGTGAGGACAACCACCACGAATATCAACCCACCAACTCTACAGAAGAAATCCTCAGCTCATCTGAAGCCACAGCCTCCCCTACAAGAATGACCACCAGCCAAAAATTTCTATTGGTACATGGAGCCTGGCACCCGGAAGGATCATGGTTTAAAATAGTAAAAGGCCTGACCCAACTAGGACATCAGGTCTATACCGTTCAGCTTCCCGGTCTTGGAACCGACAAAACCGCTGTTGGAGACGTAACCCTGGCCTCGCATGTAAATACAGTTACTAATAAAATGCTTGAAATAGGAGGGTCAATTACGCTGGTAGGACACTCATATGGAGGTGTAGTTATTTCACAAGCCGCAGAAAATCTACCTTCCTATGTAAAACAACTGGTCTTTGTATCCGCTTTTTTATTAACTGATGGCCAAAGCCTGCTAGATATCGCTTCTTTAGACACAGGATCAGTAGTAACTCAGAATATTATAATAAATGGAGACAGTGTATACATTCCTGAAGCCTCTTACGTAGACGCATTTTACAACTTAACTTATGCTGTAGACAAACCTAGACTTGAGCTTGAAATAGAGTTAATGACTACCCTACTAGTGCCTCAACCTTTAAGCACATTTACCACTCCAGTATCTCTTAGTAGTAATTTCGACAACATAAAAAAGGTATATATTGCTTGCCGGCTAGACCAGGCCATTACGCCCAGAGCTCAGAGATATATGTGCAATCAGTACCCAGACATCACCATCCATGTGATTCAGTACTCTGATCATTCTCCATTTTTAACCAGACCCCAAAAGCTACTCACCCTTCTAGATGAGTTATAA
- a CDS encoding tetratricopeptide repeat protein yields MKRTLIIGLIFLLIGSGSFAQLNLPEDESLSREAQSMYALFSDNFRADNLNAARKPLEWLLENTPGIHESIYINGIKLYQELADKKKPAEAYEDSVLIVYDLRMEHFNNEKDLIDRKASASYKYLKDRPNKEKELFEVFEKTYKLNGTDVGVNNLAAYMDVIRRYNAISPLSDDEVLTRYYKIMDAIDAKSESVNEETLEKIRSVTTKILLQIVPVNCDFIREKLAPRIATDQNMMKRVFKLAVSEGCTSEPFFFDVAKEYIKVDPNPLIYRILADHDWNEGKKQAAMEYYNKAIEASTDASKKADLYFHIAVKQTQAGNKIEAKNYAEKALATDGNYKKAYKLIGDLYYNSFNDCKKESSKVADRSVYWAAYDMYEKAGDTDAMKNAAQQFPTIEDIFNESLDEGKNYQVACWINRSTIIRRNPN; encoded by the coding sequence ATGAAAAGAACACTTATAATCGGACTTATTTTCCTGTTAATAGGAAGCGGTTCATTTGCCCAACTGAACCTTCCCGAAGACGAATCACTCAGCCGGGAAGCGCAAAGTATGTACGCCCTCTTTTCTGATAACTTCAGAGCAGACAACCTTAATGCTGCAAGAAAACCTTTAGAATGGCTTTTAGAAAACACTCCGGGTATTCATGAAAGTATTTACATCAATGGAATAAAACTATATCAGGAATTAGCTGATAAGAAAAAGCCTGCCGAGGCATATGAAGACTCCGTGCTGATTGTTTATGATCTGCGCATGGAGCATTTCAATAATGAAAAAGACTTGATTGACCGCAAAGCATCTGCCTCTTATAAATACCTGAAAGATAGGCCTAACAAGGAAAAAGAACTCTTCGAGGTATTTGAAAAAACCTACAAACTAAACGGCACTGATGTAGGCGTTAATAATCTGGCGGCTTATATGGATGTAATTAGAAGGTATAATGCCATTTCTCCTCTATCTGATGATGAAGTGCTGACCCGCTATTACAAAATAATGGATGCTATTGACGCCAAAAGTGAATCTGTAAACGAAGAAACACTCGAAAAAATCAGATCAGTCACCACCAAAATACTTTTGCAAATAGTACCTGTAAACTGTGATTTTATTAGAGAAAAGTTAGCCCCCAGAATCGCTACAGACCAGAATATGATGAAAAGAGTGTTTAAACTGGCCGTATCTGAAGGCTGCACCAGCGAACCTTTCTTTTTTGATGTGGCTAAAGAATACATAAAAGTAGATCCTAATCCTTTAATCTATCGCATTTTAGCAGACCACGATTGGAATGAAGGCAAAAAACAGGCTGCTATGGAATATTACAACAAAGCCATAGAAGCCAGTACAGACGCCTCCAAAAAGGCAGATCTCTATTTTCATATAGCCGTAAAACAAACTCAGGCTGGCAATAAAATAGAAGCAAAAAATTATGCTGAAAAAGCCTTAGCTACTGATGGTAATTATAAAAAAGCATATAAACTTATTGGCGATTTATATTACAACAGCTTTAATGATTGCAAAAAAGAAAGCAGCAAAGTAGCCGACCGCTCTGTATACTGGGCCGCCTATGACATGTATGAGAAAGCCGGCGACACTGATGCTATGAAAAACGCAGCCCAGCAATTCCCTACAATAGAAGATATTTTCAACGAAAGCCTTGATGAAGGAAAGAACTATCAAGTAGCCTGTTGGATTAACCGAAGTACTATCATAAGACGAAACCCTAATTAA
- a CDS encoding DUF2752 domain-containing protein, with translation MKKGIKHIPVEAIIWIAALIYLAFISPEEPHFTLCPLKNLNFHFCPGCGLGQSISLAFHGHFIASLKAHPLGIFAIMVLSFRVITLLKTQFITTNN, from the coding sequence TTGAAAAAGGGCATAAAACATATTCCTGTTGAGGCTATCATCTGGATTGCCGCACTTATTTATCTGGCTTTTATATCTCCAGAAGAGCCGCATTTCACCTTATGCCCCTTAAAAAATCTTAATTTCCATTTTTGCCCGGGTTGTGGACTGGGTCAATCCATATCGCTGGCATTTCATGGACACTTTATAGCTTCACTGAAAGCTCACCCTCTAGGAATATTCGCCATAATGGTGCTATCTTTCAGGGTGATAACTCTTTTGAAAACTCAATTTATAACAACAAATAATTAA
- the clpB gene encoding ATP-dependent chaperone ClpB — protein sequence MNFDKYTIKSQEVLQKAAEVATGGGQQAIEPGHLMKAILMTGENVISFLIKKLDVNQLHLDNKLDEIINSYPKVSGQQPYLSNDAASALQRAEKELKEFGDEYIAVEHVILGLLGGNEKVASLLKDVGFDRKSLITGIKELRGGDSVKDPNAESKYRSLERYSINLIEQAKAGKIDPVIGRDEEIRRVLQILSRRTKNNPILLGEPGVGKTAIVEGMAQRIVDGDVPENLKDKILISLDMGLLVAGAKYKGEFEERLKAVIKEVSDSNGQIILFIDEIHTLIGAGGGEGAMDAANLLKPALARGELHAIGATTLKEYQKYVEKDKALERRFQSVMVNEPSAQDAISILRGIKDKYEIHHGVRIKDDAVIAAVELSNRYISDRHLPDKAIDLMDEAASKLRLEMDSLPEELDELNRKIMQLEIEREAIRREKDKEKERSLTKEIADLTDVRNDLKARWENEKAVVQGIREQKENIDKLKFEAEQAEKSGDFGKVAEIRYGKLVEAQKQLEENQQKMAEMKGEGLMKEEVDSEDIAEVVARWTGIPVAKMLQSDREKLLHLEQELGKRVAGQEEAIQALSDAVRRSRAGLQDPKRPIGSFIFLGTTGVGKTELSKALAEYLFNDENAMVRIDMSEYQERHAVSRLVGAPPGYVGYDEGGQLTEAVRRKPYSVILLDEIEKAHPDVFNILLQVLDDGRLTDNKGRVANFKNTIIIMTTNIGSGIIQDSFEGLNEENVEQVIETTKHQVFELLKKSVRPEFLNRVDETIMFRPLSKSDIRKIVDIQFKIIRKRLEESGVKLEVSDAVLDHLAKIGFDPQFGARPLKRVIQREILNELSKDILAGKVNKDAIVGVNLNEDKTIEFINLDEVEV from the coding sequence ATGAACTTTGATAAATACACCATAAAGTCACAGGAGGTGCTGCAAAAGGCAGCTGAAGTAGCTACTGGTGGTGGTCAGCAGGCTATAGAGCCCGGCCACTTAATGAAGGCCATTCTTATGACCGGTGAAAATGTGATATCTTTTCTGATTAAGAAATTGGATGTTAATCAATTACACCTGGATAATAAGCTGGATGAAATCATTAATAGTTACCCAAAAGTAAGTGGACAGCAGCCTTATTTATCTAATGATGCGGCCAGTGCTTTACAGCGTGCAGAGAAGGAGCTCAAAGAGTTTGGAGATGAGTATATAGCTGTAGAACACGTCATTTTAGGGTTGCTGGGCGGAAACGAAAAGGTGGCCTCATTGTTAAAAGATGTAGGATTTGATAGGAAATCATTAATAACAGGAATTAAAGAGTTGAGAGGAGGTGATTCAGTGAAAGATCCCAATGCAGAATCAAAATACAGGTCTTTGGAGAGGTACTCCATTAACCTGATAGAGCAGGCTAAAGCGGGGAAAATAGACCCGGTAATTGGTCGTGATGAAGAGATAAGAAGGGTGCTTCAGATATTGTCTAGAAGGACTAAAAACAACCCTATTCTTTTGGGTGAACCAGGAGTGGGTAAAACGGCCATTGTGGAAGGTATGGCGCAAAGGATAGTAGATGGGGATGTGCCTGAAAACCTGAAAGATAAGATATTGATCTCTTTGGATATGGGGCTTTTGGTGGCAGGAGCTAAGTACAAAGGAGAGTTTGAGGAGAGATTAAAAGCGGTAATTAAAGAGGTTTCCGACTCTAATGGGCAGATTATTTTGTTCATAGATGAGATCCATACGCTGATAGGTGCTGGTGGTGGCGAAGGAGCTATGGATGCGGCTAACTTGCTGAAACCTGCGCTGGCCAGAGGTGAGCTACATGCTATTGGAGCTACCACGCTTAAGGAGTATCAGAAATATGTAGAGAAAGATAAAGCTCTTGAAAGAAGATTTCAGTCCGTAATGGTAAATGAGCCGTCAGCTCAAGATGCTATTTCTATTCTTAGGGGTATTAAAGATAAATATGAGATACACCACGGTGTGCGTATAAAAGATGATGCAGTAATAGCGGCTGTGGAGCTTTCTAATAGGTATATCTCAGATAGACATTTGCCAGATAAGGCCATTGACTTGATGGATGAAGCGGCTTCTAAGCTGAGGTTGGAGATGGATTCTCTGCCTGAAGAATTAGATGAGCTGAATAGAAAAATCATGCAGCTGGAGATTGAGCGCGAGGCGATCAGGCGAGAGAAGGATAAGGAAAAAGAAAGGTCTTTGACTAAAGAAATAGCAGATCTTACTGATGTCAGGAATGACCTGAAAGCCAGGTGGGAAAATGAAAAAGCAGTAGTTCAGGGTATCCGAGAGCAGAAGGAGAATATTGATAAGCTGAAGTTTGAGGCGGAGCAAGCCGAGAAGTCTGGTGACTTTGGTAAGGTGGCAGAGATCAGATATGGAAAGTTGGTAGAAGCTCAAAAGCAGCTAGAGGAAAATCAGCAAAAAATGGCTGAGATGAAGGGTGAAGGCCTGATGAAAGAAGAGGTAGATAGTGAAGATATTGCAGAAGTAGTTGCCAGGTGGACGGGCATACCTGTCGCAAAAATGCTACAAAGTGATCGTGAGAAACTTCTACACCTGGAGCAGGAACTTGGTAAGCGTGTGGCTGGTCAGGAAGAGGCTATTCAGGCACTTTCTGATGCAGTGAGAAGAAGTAGAGCAGGACTGCAAGATCCGAAAAGGCCTATTGGTTCGTTTATATTCTTAGGAACTACAGGTGTAGGTAAAACGGAGCTGTCTAAAGCCTTAGCGGAATACCTTTTTAATGATGAAAATGCTATGGTGAGGATAGACATGTCAGAGTATCAGGAAAGGCATGCGGTGAGTAGATTGGTAGGAGCGCCTCCCGGATATGTAGGGTATGATGAAGGCGGCCAGCTTACAGAAGCGGTGAGAAGAAAACCTTACTCAGTAATACTGCTCGATGAGATAGAAAAGGCTCACCCTGACGTGTTTAACATACTGCTCCAAGTGCTCGATGATGGTAGACTGACTGATAATAAAGGTAGGGTGGCTAACTTTAAGAACACTATTATTATCATGACTACCAACATAGGCTCAGGCATTATTCAGGATAGCTTTGAAGGTCTTAATGAGGAGAATGTAGAGCAGGTGATAGAGACCACGAAGCATCAGGTTTTTGAATTGCTGAAAAAGTCAGTAAGGCCTGAGTTTCTTAACAGGGTTGATGAGACTATCATGTTCCGACCGCTGTCTAAATCTGATATCAGAAAGATTGTAGATATACAATTTAAGATTATTAGAAAACGACTGGAAGAGTCTGGCGTGAAACTTGAAGTTTCAGATGCAGTACTTGATCACTTGGCTAAGATTGGTTTTGATCCGCAATTTGGAGCCAGACCATTAAAAAGAGTGATACAAAGAGAGATATTAAATGAACTGTCTAAAGATATTTTGGCAGGTAAAGTCAATAAAGATGCTATTGTGGGCGTTAACCTTAATGAGGACAAAACAATAGAATTTATAAATCTTGATGAAGTTGAAGTTTAG
- the rlmD gene encoding 23S rRNA (uracil(1939)-C(5))-methyltransferase RlmD: MKLKNKILKNIKIEGIAAEGKCITRYDGQVIFVTGVAPGDTADIKVIRKKKSFLEAIPVAIHEYSSLRAEPFCEHFGTCGGCKWQHINYQTQLDYKHQQVVDNLERIAKVPLPEAKRILSSEETRYYRNKLEFTFSNKRWLTKEEISQDEDLDRDALGFHIPKRFDKILDINHCYLQPDPSNDIRLTVKEVAKANNIPFFDLITQEGYLRNLIIRNTVAGEVMVILQVAGDNEEYLFAVLDALKNKFPQITSLNYVINTKKNETYNDLEVVTYHGLPYITEQMQLPDAPDKHVKFQIGPKSFFQTNAKQAEALYKKAWEMAKLTGEELVYDLYTGTGTIANYIAANAKEVIGIEYVEAAIEDAKVNSEINNISNTKFFAGDMKDLLTDHFIAEHGRPDVVITDPPRAGMHPDVCEVLINTRPQRIVYVSCNPATQARDLALLGDYYEVTDVQPVDMFPHTYHVENIVTLELKG; encoded by the coding sequence ATGAAGTTAAAAAATAAAATTTTAAAAAATATAAAAATTGAAGGTATTGCAGCGGAAGGCAAGTGCATTACAAGGTATGACGGACAGGTTATATTTGTAACAGGTGTAGCTCCGGGTGACACCGCCGACATAAAGGTAATAAGAAAGAAAAAATCCTTTCTTGAAGCCATCCCTGTAGCCATTCACGAATATTCTTCCCTGCGTGCGGAGCCTTTCTGCGAACATTTTGGAACCTGCGGCGGATGCAAATGGCAACATATCAACTACCAAACACAGCTGGACTACAAACATCAGCAAGTAGTAGATAACCTGGAACGAATAGCAAAAGTACCATTACCTGAAGCCAAAAGAATATTAAGCTCTGAAGAAACCCGATATTATAGAAACAAGCTGGAATTCACCTTCTCTAACAAACGCTGGCTCACTAAAGAGGAAATCTCTCAGGATGAAGATCTGGATCGTGATGCCCTGGGCTTCCATATCCCAAAAAGATTCGACAAGATATTAGATATCAACCACTGCTATTTACAGCCAGACCCTTCTAATGACATCCGCCTTACGGTCAAGGAAGTGGCTAAAGCTAACAACATACCCTTCTTCGATCTTATTACTCAGGAAGGTTATTTGAGAAACCTAATCATCAGAAACACAGTAGCAGGCGAGGTCATGGTTATTCTTCAAGTAGCAGGAGATAATGAGGAATATCTTTTTGCTGTATTGGATGCACTTAAGAATAAATTTCCTCAGATCACCTCTCTGAATTATGTGATCAACACTAAAAAGAATGAGACTTATAATGATTTGGAGGTAGTTACATACCACGGTTTACCGTACATCACAGAGCAAATGCAGCTGCCAGATGCTCCTGATAAGCATGTGAAATTTCAAATAGGTCCTAAATCATTCTTCCAGACTAACGCAAAACAGGCTGAAGCTCTATACAAGAAAGCCTGGGAAATGGCCAAACTCACCGGAGAAGAACTAGTATATGACTTATATACTGGCACAGGAACCATTGCCAATTATATAGCTGCCAACGCAAAAGAAGTAATAGGCATAGAATACGTAGAAGCGGCCATTGAAGATGCCAAAGTAAACTCTGAAATCAACAATATTAGTAACACTAAATTCTTTGCTGGTGACATGAAAGACCTGCTTACAGATCACTTCATAGCTGAGCACGGCAGACCAGATGTAGTAATTACTGATCCTCCACGCGCAGGCATGCACCCTGATGTATGCGAGGTACTCATAAACACCAGACCTCAAAGAATAGTATATGTAAGCTGCAACCCAGCTACACAAGCAAGAGACCTTGCACTATTAGGCGACTATTATGAAGTGACCGATGTGCAGCCAGTGGACATGTTTCCTCACACTTATCACGTGGAGAATATTGTGACTCTGGAATTGAAAGGATAG
- a CDS encoding ribbon-helix-helix domain-containing protein, protein MARQSITFTEPNDKWLKAQIESKEYTSKSELVNDLIRKARAEEEKKLDWLRKKLIEAEQSGFTKMNRDEILALSKDELHQNGEL, encoded by the coding sequence ATGGCCAGACAAAGCATAACCTTTACTGAACCCAATGACAAATGGCTAAAAGCACAAATTGAAAGTAAAGAATATACTAGTAAAAGCGAATTAGTGAATGACTTAATCAGAAAGGCACGAGCAGAAGAAGAGAAGAAATTAGACTGGCTTAGAAAAAAACTTATCGAAGCAGAACAAAGTGGATTCACTAAAATGAACCGAGACGAAATCCTTGCATTATCTAAGGATGAGCTACATCAAAATGGAGAACTATAA
- a CDS encoding type II toxin-antitoxin system RelE/ParE family toxin, with protein MENYKLSERAKSDLIRIHQYGVRTFGEHQADKYFYAFFSQFERIAHQPYLYQAVDFIRPGYRRCTCGVDNIYYRIKNTNSIEIMRIIGRQDIDEDLL; from the coding sequence ATGGAGAACTATAAGCTTAGTGAAAGAGCAAAATCTGACCTAATTCGCATTCACCAGTACGGCGTACGCACTTTTGGAGAGCACCAGGCTGACAAATATTTTTACGCATTCTTTTCTCAATTTGAGCGAATTGCTCATCAGCCTTACCTATATCAAGCTGTTGACTTCATACGGCCCGGATACCGACGTTGCACCTGCGGTGTTGATAATATTTATTACCGAATAAAAAACACGAACAGCATAGAAATTATGCGCATAATCGGTCGTCAAGACATTGATGAGGATCTACTTTAA